One genomic segment of Lusitaniella coriacea LEGE 07157 includes these proteins:
- a CDS encoding Uma2 family endonuclease — protein MSRFTLAMTAVQLTDEQFFQLCQNNRDVKFERNPKGDLIVMAPTGGETGNRNIEIAYQVQAWSRQTKLGVAFDSSTGFRLPNGADRSPDAAWISRERWNALTPEQRTKFLPLCPDFVIELRSPSDNLNELRRKMEEYRDNGTRLGWLIDRANRRVEIYRPGHEVEIVENPITLSGEDVLPGFVLHLEPIW, from the coding sequence ATGAGTCGTTTCACCCTCGCCATGACAGCCGTTCAATTGACTGACGAGCAATTCTTCCAACTCTGTCAGAACAATCGCGATGTTAAGTTTGAGCGCAACCCGAAAGGAGATTTAATCGTTATGGCACCCACTGGGGGAGAAACCGGAAATCGGAATATTGAAATTGCCTATCAAGTTCAAGCGTGGAGTCGCCAGACAAAGTTGGGTGTTGCTTTCGACTCCTCTACAGGATTTCGCCTCCCCAATGGCGCAGATCGATCGCCCGATGCGGCTTGGATTTCCCGCGAACGGTGGAACGCGCTAACTCCCGAACAACGAACCAAGTTTCTCCCTTTGTGTCCCGATTTTGTCATTGAATTGCGTTCCCCCAGCGATAACTTAAACGAACTGCGTCGCAAAATGGAAGAGTATCGCGACAATGGGACTCGTTTGGGATGGCTGATCGATCGCGCGAATCGACGAGTAGAAATTTATCGTCCGGGACATGAAGTGGAAATCGTCGAAAATCCCATCACTTTATCCGGCGAAGATGTTTTGCCCGGTTTTGTTCTGCACCTCGAACCCATTTGGTAA